Proteins found in one Brachypodium distachyon strain Bd21 chromosome 5, Brachypodium_distachyon_v3.0, whole genome shotgun sequence genomic segment:
- the LOC100825255 gene encoding programmed cell death protein 2-like, translated as MAAGTGEEVHLGLPGPWAEDYREKADHYTTKIGGVPDWPTEEGMGIKPVLLQCSLCGTRLCLVAQVHAPLAKLNIEERTLYVLVCPTAKCSPNPQSWKVLRVQKCHSRIQTNGNGDELVQRKENVCSNEPSPTSAAKNRNEENTSLDSNDDDFDLDALAEALEQAATLASNTKKQNKSKRANAPVRCTVVKEKVNDLSIPVLPCFYIYYDKDQLRGKCNIGSSSSEVVLAKEILDTGYDEEEKWEGEKYEYDRALGADRTFLKFKKRLDEYPQQCFRYSYAGKPLLAATDLQDVVGSCKLCGSPRQYEMQLMSPLSYFLHQAGDGSSDCAPNSWTWLTLVVYTCSKSCYPSSCGGKLSNCCWGVAEEEILMQEDEACDA; from the exons ATGGCAGCAGGGACGGGGGAGGAGGTGCATCTGGGCTTGCCGGGGCCCTGGGCGGAGGACTACCGGGAGAAGGCCGACCACTACACCACCAAGATCGGCGGAGTCCCT GATTGGCCAACGGAGGAGGGTATGGGCATTAAACCTGTCTTGCTCCAATGCAGTTTATGTGGAACCAGGCTCTGCCTTGTTGCTCAG GTTCATGCTCCTCTCGCAAAGCTGAACATCGAGGAGAGGACACTGTATGTACTTGTTTGCCCGACAGCAAAATGCAGTCCTAACCCTCAAAG TTGGAAGGTCCTAAGAGTTCAGAAGTGCCATAGTCGTATTCAAACAAATGGCAATGGAGATGAATTAgtccaaagaaaagaaaatgtttgCTCAAATGAGCCTTCTCCTACAAGTGCTGCTAAAAATCGTAACGAAGAAAACACGAGTCTCGATAGCAATGATGATGATTTTGATTTAGATGCCTTGGCTGAAGCACTCGAGCAGGCTGCAACGTTGGCATCCAACACAAAGAAGCAAAATAAATCGAAGCGTGCTAATGCCCCTGTAAGATGCACTGTAGTTAAGGAGAAAGTAAATGACCTCAGTATACCAG TTCTTCCTTGCTTCTACATCTATTATGATAAGGATCAATTGAGGGGGAAATGCAATATAGGTTCAAGTAGCAGTGAAGTAGTTTTGGCAAAGGAGATTCTGGACACAGGATATGATGAAGAGGAAAAATGGGAAGGTGAAAAGTATGAATATGATAGAGCTCTTGGTGCTGACAGAACTTTCTTAAAATTCAAGAAACGGTTGGATGAGTATCCTCAGCAGTGCTTTAG GTATTCTTATGCTGGCAAGCCACTGTTGGCTGCAACAGACCTACAAGATGTTGTTGGCTCATGTAAGCTTTGTGGTTCACCGCGCCAATATGAAATGCAACTGATGTCTCCTTTGTCATATTTTCTCCATCAAGCCGGTGATGGTTCCTCAGATTGTGCACCTAATTCTTGGACTTGGCTGACTCTTGTTGTATACACTTGCTCCAAG AGCTGCTATCCGTCCTCTTGCGGTGGAAAGCTGAGCAATTGCTGCTGGGGGGTGGCAGAGGAGGAGATATTGATGCAGGAGGACGAAGCATGTGACGCGTAA
- the LOC100821169 gene encoding loricrin isoform X2, with amino-acid sequence MILAHSPATSPLIIWDQNEDLDVATAKVGCLGNSEAVETSRKSFEQSNQSLSVPDDDCRLVLGLGPVTNLYSADSHSHDGNKVKLPATLFAQCCTTNDPVLVLGMSRGSSRNLQTTTVTGSQEHSHKRKNGKNGIVFPLIDEGSTSAKRKSGDYVLPLLFAARSNDLCLNGTPSETDVQQHLGTGYDADHDRSLNQHEVQLSPEPSATTDCSFAATSDTIACTNNGEQRRNQRHLKKCRFNGCSKGGRGASGLCISHGGGQRCQKPGCNKGAESRTAYCKAHGGGNRCQELGCTKSAEGKTEFCIAHGGGRRCGVQECLKAARGRSGLCIKHGGGKRCMIEGCTRSAEGYPGLCISHGGGRRCQYPDCCKGAQGGTMFCKSHGGGKRCISEGCNKGAEGSTLLCKGHGGGKRCLFEGGAVCPKSVHGGTSFCVVHGGGKRCAAEGCTKSARGRTDCCVRHGGGKRCKSDGCDKSAQGSTDFCKAHGGGKRCAWSTGCEKFARGRSGLCSAHATLMTSKQELECTQGKSMIGHGFFSGIGSSSSMLGSSMDHAISSSSPGGASSDYGDSLQDMQSGRLIPRQVLVPGSLKPSSSFNLEGNGHEGARSHSQSFGFVVPEGRVHGGGLMSMLGGAGGSSDDPKS; translated from the exons ATGATTCTTGCTCATAGCCCTGCAACATCACCATTGATCATTTGGGACCA GAATGAAGACCTAGATGTAGCAACAGCTAAAGTTGGTTGTCTCGGCAACTCAGAAGCAGTTGAGACTTCCAGAAAATCATTTGAGCAGAGCAATCAAAGTTTGTCTGTTCCTGATGATGACTGCAGGCTGGTCCTAGGACTTGGACCAGTGACAAATCTGTATTCTGCTGATAGTCACTCACATGATGGGAACAAAGTTAAATTGCCTGCAACTTTGTTTGCACAATGTTGTACCACAAATGATCCTGTATTGGTGCTGGGGATGTCAAGAGGCAGCTCAAGAAATTTACAAACCACAACCGTGACAGGCAGCCAGGAACATTcacataaaagaaaaaatggaaaaaatggCATTGTCTTCCCACTTATTGATGAGGGATCAACTTCAGCCAAAAGGAAATCAGGTGATTATGTGCTTCCACTTCTGTTCGCTGCAAGATCAAATGACCTCTGTCTTAATGGAACACCGTCAGAGACTGATGTTCAGCAACACCTTGGAACTGGATACGATGCCGATCATGATAGATCTCTTAACCAGCACGAGGTTCAGCTTAGCCCTGAGCCTTCAGCAACAACTGATTGTTCTTTTGCTGCAACTTCAGATACAATCGCTTGCACTAATAATGGGGAGCAGAGAAGGAATCAACGCCATCTTAAGAAGTGTAGGTTCAATGGGTGTTCAAAGGGTGGCAGGGGTGCATCCGGACTCTGCATTTCCCATGGTGGCGGTCAGCGATGCCAAAAGCCAGGTTGCAACAAAGGTGCCGAAAGCCGAACAGCATACTGCAAAGCTCACGGAGGAGGAAATCGATGTCAAGAGTTAGGCTGCACCAAAAGCGCCGAAGGGAAGACGGAGTTTTGTATAGCTCACGGTGGTGGACGCCGGTGCGGGGTTCAGGAGTGCTTGAAAGCAGCAAGGGGGAGGTCAGGATTGTGCATAAAACATGGTGGAGGGAAGAGGTGCATGATAGAGGGCTGCACCCGGAGTGCCGAAGGTTATCCTGGGTTGTGCATCTCACATGGAGGTGGTCGCCGGTGTCAGTACCCAGACTGCTGTAAGGGGGCACAAGGGGGAACCATGTTCTGCAAGTCCCATGGTGGAGGCAAAAGGTGTATATCTGAAGGCTGCAATAAAGGTGCCGAGGGCAGCACATTGTTATGTAAAGGTCATGGCGGTGGGAAGAGATGCCTCTTTGAGGGAGGTGCAGTCTGTCCTAAGAGTGTTCATGGTGGAACTAGCTTCTGCGTGGTGCACGGAGGGGGCAAACGCTGTGCTGCAGAAGGGTGTACTAAGAGTGCTCGTGGTCGCACTGATTGCTGCGTGAGGCATGGTGGTGGCAAACGCTGCAAATCTGATGGATGTGACAAGAGCGCGCAGGGGAGCACGGACTTCTGCAAGGCGCATGGTGGTGGGAAGCGGTGTGCTTGGAGCACCGGATGCGAGAAATTTGCCAGGGGAAGGAGTGGCCTATGCTCTGCACATGCAACCTTGATGACTTCAAAGCAAGAGCTCGAATGCACGCAGGGCAAAAGCATGATCGGGCATGGCTTCTTCAGCGGGatcggctcttcttcctcgatgcTGGGCAGCAGCATGGACCATGcaatctcttcttcttcccctggTGGCGCCTCGTCAGATTATGGCGATTCGTTGCAGGACATGCAGAGTGGCAGGCTCATACCGCGGCAGGTGCTGGTTCCTGGTTCTCTGAAGCCCTCTTCTTCGTTTAACCTGGAGGGCAATGGTCATGAGGGTGCAAGGAGCCACAGCCAGAGCTTTGGGTTCGTCGTGCCAGAGGGAAGGGTGCATGGTGGAGGGCTGATGTCGATGCTCGGAGGAGCTGGAGGCAGCAGCGATGATCCGAAATCCTGA
- the LOC100821169 gene encoding loricrin isoform X1, whose product MDLNMANLWFHGKEHIADSSFFQAESTAMNCRNEDLDVATAKVGCLGNSEAVETSRKSFEQSNQSLSVPDDDCRLVLGLGPVTNLYSADSHSHDGNKVKLPATLFAQCCTTNDPVLVLGMSRGSSRNLQTTTVTGSQEHSHKRKNGKNGIVFPLIDEGSTSAKRKSGDYVLPLLFAARSNDLCLNGTPSETDVQQHLGTGYDADHDRSLNQHEVQLSPEPSATTDCSFAATSDTIACTNNGEQRRNQRHLKKCRFNGCSKGGRGASGLCISHGGGQRCQKPGCNKGAESRTAYCKAHGGGNRCQELGCTKSAEGKTEFCIAHGGGRRCGVQECLKAARGRSGLCIKHGGGKRCMIEGCTRSAEGYPGLCISHGGGRRCQYPDCCKGAQGGTMFCKSHGGGKRCISEGCNKGAEGSTLLCKGHGGGKRCLFEGGAVCPKSVHGGTSFCVVHGGGKRCAAEGCTKSARGRTDCCVRHGGGKRCKSDGCDKSAQGSTDFCKAHGGGKRCAWSTGCEKFARGRSGLCSAHATLMTSKQELECTQGKSMIGHGFFSGIGSSSSMLGSSMDHAISSSSPGGASSDYGDSLQDMQSGRLIPRQVLVPGSLKPSSSFNLEGNGHEGARSHSQSFGFVVPEGRVHGGGLMSMLGGAGGSSDDPKS is encoded by the coding sequence ATGGACCTTAATATGGCCAATCTTTGGTTTCATGGGAAGGAACATATAGCTGATTCTTCATTCTTTCAAGCTGAATCCACTGCAATGAATTGCAGGAATGAAGACCTAGATGTAGCAACAGCTAAAGTTGGTTGTCTCGGCAACTCAGAAGCAGTTGAGACTTCCAGAAAATCATTTGAGCAGAGCAATCAAAGTTTGTCTGTTCCTGATGATGACTGCAGGCTGGTCCTAGGACTTGGACCAGTGACAAATCTGTATTCTGCTGATAGTCACTCACATGATGGGAACAAAGTTAAATTGCCTGCAACTTTGTTTGCACAATGTTGTACCACAAATGATCCTGTATTGGTGCTGGGGATGTCAAGAGGCAGCTCAAGAAATTTACAAACCACAACCGTGACAGGCAGCCAGGAACATTcacataaaagaaaaaatggaaaaaatggCATTGTCTTCCCACTTATTGATGAGGGATCAACTTCAGCCAAAAGGAAATCAGGTGATTATGTGCTTCCACTTCTGTTCGCTGCAAGATCAAATGACCTCTGTCTTAATGGAACACCGTCAGAGACTGATGTTCAGCAACACCTTGGAACTGGATACGATGCCGATCATGATAGATCTCTTAACCAGCACGAGGTTCAGCTTAGCCCTGAGCCTTCAGCAACAACTGATTGTTCTTTTGCTGCAACTTCAGATACAATCGCTTGCACTAATAATGGGGAGCAGAGAAGGAATCAACGCCATCTTAAGAAGTGTAGGTTCAATGGGTGTTCAAAGGGTGGCAGGGGTGCATCCGGACTCTGCATTTCCCATGGTGGCGGTCAGCGATGCCAAAAGCCAGGTTGCAACAAAGGTGCCGAAAGCCGAACAGCATACTGCAAAGCTCACGGAGGAGGAAATCGATGTCAAGAGTTAGGCTGCACCAAAAGCGCCGAAGGGAAGACGGAGTTTTGTATAGCTCACGGTGGTGGACGCCGGTGCGGGGTTCAGGAGTGCTTGAAAGCAGCAAGGGGGAGGTCAGGATTGTGCATAAAACATGGTGGAGGGAAGAGGTGCATGATAGAGGGCTGCACCCGGAGTGCCGAAGGTTATCCTGGGTTGTGCATCTCACATGGAGGTGGTCGCCGGTGTCAGTACCCAGACTGCTGTAAGGGGGCACAAGGGGGAACCATGTTCTGCAAGTCCCATGGTGGAGGCAAAAGGTGTATATCTGAAGGCTGCAATAAAGGTGCCGAGGGCAGCACATTGTTATGTAAAGGTCATGGCGGTGGGAAGAGATGCCTCTTTGAGGGAGGTGCAGTCTGTCCTAAGAGTGTTCATGGTGGAACTAGCTTCTGCGTGGTGCACGGAGGGGGCAAACGCTGTGCTGCAGAAGGGTGTACTAAGAGTGCTCGTGGTCGCACTGATTGCTGCGTGAGGCATGGTGGTGGCAAACGCTGCAAATCTGATGGATGTGACAAGAGCGCGCAGGGGAGCACGGACTTCTGCAAGGCGCATGGTGGTGGGAAGCGGTGTGCTTGGAGCACCGGATGCGAGAAATTTGCCAGGGGAAGGAGTGGCCTATGCTCTGCACATGCAACCTTGATGACTTCAAAGCAAGAGCTCGAATGCACGCAGGGCAAAAGCATGATCGGGCATGGCTTCTTCAGCGGGatcggctcttcttcctcgatgcTGGGCAGCAGCATGGACCATGcaatctcttcttcttcccctggTGGCGCCTCGTCAGATTATGGCGATTCGTTGCAGGACATGCAGAGTGGCAGGCTCATACCGCGGCAGGTGCTGGTTCCTGGTTCTCTGAAGCCCTCTTCTTCGTTTAACCTGGAGGGCAATGGTCATGAGGGTGCAAGGAGCCACAGCCAGAGCTTTGGGTTCGTCGTGCCAGAGGGAAGGGTGCATGGTGGAGGGCTGATGTCGATGCTCGGAGGAGCTGGAGGCAGCAGCGATGATCCGAAATCCTGA
- the LOC100821169 gene encoding loricrin isoform X3 has translation MSRGSSRNLQTTTVTGSQEHSHKRKNGKNGIVFPLIDEGSTSAKRKSGDYVLPLLFAARSNDLCLNGTPSETDVQQHLGTGYDADHDRSLNQHEVQLSPEPSATTDCSFAATSDTIACTNNGEQRRNQRHLKKCRFNGCSKGGRGASGLCISHGGGQRCQKPGCNKGAESRTAYCKAHGGGNRCQELGCTKSAEGKTEFCIAHGGGRRCGVQECLKAARGRSGLCIKHGGGKRCMIEGCTRSAEGYPGLCISHGGGRRCQYPDCCKGAQGGTMFCKSHGGGKRCISEGCNKGAEGSTLLCKGHGGGKRCLFEGGAVCPKSVHGGTSFCVVHGGGKRCAAEGCTKSARGRTDCCVRHGGGKRCKSDGCDKSAQGSTDFCKAHGGGKRCAWSTGCEKFARGRSGLCSAHATLMTSKQELECTQGKSMIGHGFFSGIGSSSSMLGSSMDHAISSSSPGGASSDYGDSLQDMQSGRLIPRQVLVPGSLKPSSSFNLEGNGHEGARSHSQSFGFVVPEGRVHGGGLMSMLGGAGGSSDDPKS, from the coding sequence ATGTCAAGAGGCAGCTCAAGAAATTTACAAACCACAACCGTGACAGGCAGCCAGGAACATTcacataaaagaaaaaatggaaaaaatggCATTGTCTTCCCACTTATTGATGAGGGATCAACTTCAGCCAAAAGGAAATCAGGTGATTATGTGCTTCCACTTCTGTTCGCTGCAAGATCAAATGACCTCTGTCTTAATGGAACACCGTCAGAGACTGATGTTCAGCAACACCTTGGAACTGGATACGATGCCGATCATGATAGATCTCTTAACCAGCACGAGGTTCAGCTTAGCCCTGAGCCTTCAGCAACAACTGATTGTTCTTTTGCTGCAACTTCAGATACAATCGCTTGCACTAATAATGGGGAGCAGAGAAGGAATCAACGCCATCTTAAGAAGTGTAGGTTCAATGGGTGTTCAAAGGGTGGCAGGGGTGCATCCGGACTCTGCATTTCCCATGGTGGCGGTCAGCGATGCCAAAAGCCAGGTTGCAACAAAGGTGCCGAAAGCCGAACAGCATACTGCAAAGCTCACGGAGGAGGAAATCGATGTCAAGAGTTAGGCTGCACCAAAAGCGCCGAAGGGAAGACGGAGTTTTGTATAGCTCACGGTGGTGGACGCCGGTGCGGGGTTCAGGAGTGCTTGAAAGCAGCAAGGGGGAGGTCAGGATTGTGCATAAAACATGGTGGAGGGAAGAGGTGCATGATAGAGGGCTGCACCCGGAGTGCCGAAGGTTATCCTGGGTTGTGCATCTCACATGGAGGTGGTCGCCGGTGTCAGTACCCAGACTGCTGTAAGGGGGCACAAGGGGGAACCATGTTCTGCAAGTCCCATGGTGGAGGCAAAAGGTGTATATCTGAAGGCTGCAATAAAGGTGCCGAGGGCAGCACATTGTTATGTAAAGGTCATGGCGGTGGGAAGAGATGCCTCTTTGAGGGAGGTGCAGTCTGTCCTAAGAGTGTTCATGGTGGAACTAGCTTCTGCGTGGTGCACGGAGGGGGCAAACGCTGTGCTGCAGAAGGGTGTACTAAGAGTGCTCGTGGTCGCACTGATTGCTGCGTGAGGCATGGTGGTGGCAAACGCTGCAAATCTGATGGATGTGACAAGAGCGCGCAGGGGAGCACGGACTTCTGCAAGGCGCATGGTGGTGGGAAGCGGTGTGCTTGGAGCACCGGATGCGAGAAATTTGCCAGGGGAAGGAGTGGCCTATGCTCTGCACATGCAACCTTGATGACTTCAAAGCAAGAGCTCGAATGCACGCAGGGCAAAAGCATGATCGGGCATGGCTTCTTCAGCGGGatcggctcttcttcctcgatgcTGGGCAGCAGCATGGACCATGcaatctcttcttcttcccctggTGGCGCCTCGTCAGATTATGGCGATTCGTTGCAGGACATGCAGAGTGGCAGGCTCATACCGCGGCAGGTGCTGGTTCCTGGTTCTCTGAAGCCCTCTTCTTCGTTTAACCTGGAGGGCAATGGTCATGAGGGTGCAAGGAGCCACAGCCAGAGCTTTGGGTTCGTCGTGCCAGAGGGAAGGGTGCATGGTGGAGGGCTGATGTCGATGCTCGGAGGAGCTGGAGGCAGCAGCGATGATCCGAAATCCTGA